From the genome of Meriones unguiculatus strain TT.TT164.6M chromosome 17, Bangor_MerUng_6.1, whole genome shotgun sequence:
TCCCTCCCCTGCTCCGGGAAGGGCATAAAGGACGTGATCCCTCTTCCAGTTCCAATTAAATGAAACAGATATACCCCATCCCTCCTGAGGTATTTGCAAATGGGATGGATAGAGCCCAACCTGGGGCTCCTGGAAAAAACGAGTGATGGGTTAGGTACAGGGAGGTTCCTTTCAGCACCTGGACCCATGGGGCCCCACCAAGTGGAGGGGAGGACCCTGGGAATTCTCCCTGACCCAAGTGAGGTCTGTTATGCAGCATTTTTGAGGTCAATAAATTACAGCAATAAATAGCAAGGTGAGGTAGGGGAGGGGTCCCTGGTAGAGTTAAAGCAAGCAACTGAAGCTGCAGGCCTCCTAGGACGGGGATCCTGGGCAGCACAGCTTCCACCCTTTCCCGGGTCGGAATGTCAGACTGAGGTTGGGTCCCTCTCTAGCCCTCATTCCTGGCATCCATTTCATAGGTTCAGTAACATTGGCCCCGCAGTGACTGGGGAAAGGAAGCCCTTGGTCCCGTTAGTGGAGCACAGCAGGGCTTTGAGAGCCTGTCCATTCTCTTCAGGCCACGCCCCTTAACTTCTGCCTTCCTTCACAGCACTTGCTCCCTGAGGCCTGCCCTCCCGGCTGCCCAGGATTTCCCCGACTCAGGTAGGCAGCAGTCTGCCTACTGACAGCCCGGCAGATCGCACTCCTGCACAAGGACCTGAGGTCCAGTGAATACTGACAGTGTGGGCAGCAAGTGGAGACCTGGCTCCCCTCAGTTGTGATGGACGGAAAACACACTTCCTGGGTCCTGTGAGGTCAGGCATCACAGGCTGAGGTGTATGGCTATGCTGCAAGTCTGAGATCCTTATGTGGTGTTCACaagttcctcttttccttttttgcaaCCTTGGAAGAGCCCTTGCAGTAGCTCGGTCCGGTGGGAGTGGGCACTGGCAGAGCCGGGCCTGCTTCCACCAGCTTGCCCTAAGTCTGAGAAATAAATACATTCATCACTGCAcaaacattgatacaaaaacaaCACTGTTGAGAGTGTTTGCACCATCTGTTGGTAAGGACCAGACTCAAGTCAGCCCCTTCTGCTGCCCAGGCAGGGCGTGTGCAAGATGGAGTCCGCTGAGCTTCCTAAAGCTCCCTGCGTTTTGGCCCGAGTGACTCACAGTAACACAAGGCGCACGGGCAGGGCCGACGTTCAACCCTTGGGCTCAGCCAGGGGCCTAGGGGCTGGTCAGCGTGGTGCACGCTCTTTGGTGGCAGCTGAGCTTGAAGAGGCCCCCGAAATGGGAATGAGGGCTCAGGAGAAGCTAGGGGAAACTTCTAGTCCTTACCGAGCACCCAGGGCTGCCTCAAGGACCCAGGTGGGAGGGGAGAGTTCCCTGGGGCTGGCGGTATAGCTGCTGAGGTCTGAAACTGTAAAAGTTTATGTAAACAATGAGATAAATATATTAGTATCTTTTCTTCTGAGCCCACTGAGGTTCCATACTCATTCAAAATGTGCTTTGGTTTAAAAAATAGGTTTTGTGAATTTGGgtatgagctttttttttttcttttgattttttttttttaatttttcctacaTGACATCTGctattttctgtttcctgtttctccaaAACATTCAGAAATTACATGACTAAAACAGAGAACTGTAAGCCACCTTGGCCTCTTATGGCCTGATTTCCTTGAGGCTCTTAacatctccacacacacacatacacacacacagacacacaggcagagacACTCAAAAGCATGCACCagtggaaacaaaagaaaaagaaaacaaaccccaCCCATCCCAACAACCCTTAAAATCTTAAATAGGAAACTAGTGTTTTGATTTCTcattaaaatacagaaaaggtTTGGTACAATACTAAGGTGGATACAATACTCTGTCGAACAGACATGCTGAGTGAGGGGCTCTGTTCCCAGTCCCTGAATTTCTGTAGATGTGGCTGCCCAAACCCTGGGAGGCCACACAGGGTTCCCATGCCATGCAGACCTTGTGGTTTAAGTGCTGGTGAGGTGGGTATGGTAGGGTGGGTGGGCGGGAGCAGAGGCTAGCACGCCCTGCCAATTCCCTTGGTGAAATGGCACCTGGGTCTTCATTACTTGattacaaatcaagtaatccaatttaaaaaaatggggtacagagctaaacagaggtgTTGAGTCTGATTCGTAAGAGCAGAGAACCGAGATTTACAGGCACGGGGTAATGAAGAACTGGCTCAGTGCAAGGGCACTGGGTGTGGGCCTGGCCAGGCTGCCTCACTCTCACACCTGACACTGGGTACCGAACTCAGATTAGAGGGTCTCTGGAAGGGTGGAGGCTGGAATTTTTTGGTCTGAAGTAAAAattgaaaggaaaatgaaagccaTGAAACATGATAAGGTCAACAGACCCAATTCTGTAACTCATCTGGGCAGAGCACAATCTTGGTCTTGCCTTGCCCCTTGCTGGAGCCCATGCAAACATCTGAGGCTGGCCGACACCCATGTAGAGGTTAGCTTTGACCCTATACTGGCTAAGTCCTTAGGTGGAGGGCAACTCTTACCTCTGGCTCTGCAACGGGCTACTAGATATAGCTCAGAGCTCAAGAGGGCACAGACCAGGGCTCACTTCCACCTCACCCTGACCCATGCAGAGAGCTGCTCCCTCCTCATGGCTTCGGTCACTCTGGTGCCCAGCACCTGCCCCCTTCCCCACAGCATACCCTGGGCAGCAGACATCCCTTCAGAGAACACTGGGGGCCACAGAGGCTCGGGCCAGCCCAAGCCCAGCTTACTCCCactatcaaaaaacaaaagcaagtagCTCAGCCTCAACTGTACTATGGTATTGGATTCAAGAGGTAGCAAAGGTCAGAAGGCTCTCCACCTTGTTCAGTGAGCAAGGAAGTGAAGCATCTGTGCATAagcaatacatacatacatacacacatacacacacacacacacacacacacacacacacacgagtaccGATGGCCCTGGCACAAGTCTAGCCTCCCCTCCACCCTCTGAGAGTTCACACCTTCCAGTTTCAACATCTCTAGAAAGTTACATGAGGGTGGGGGTTCTCAATAAAAATAAGTACCTCTAACAAGGGAAATTATGGAAAAAGCGTGTTCTCCTGAGGAAATCCAGGAAGGCAGGGCTCAGGATCAGGGAAGCCTTTGGGCAAGAAGGGCTTCTGGAGCCTTGGAGAGGCAGGTTCAAACATGCCCAAGCACCAGGACTAGGGAAAATGACAGGGAGGGACAGCTGCCTCAGTTACATTCAGTCTGCAGACCCAGGCTCATCCCCAAAGAGGCAGGAGGAAAATAttgttcattttggtttttaaaaaagaattcttaaaaactgtaaaaaagaaataggaacagctcagtaggaataacagcactATAGGCCCAGAGGGCTCTTTAGTTGTAGAGAGGTAGGCAGTGGGGTCACCCTGACTGTCCCAGTGCCAGCTAGCAGAGAAAGGAACTGCCACCCAGCACCGGCTTCCCAACACCAGAGTCACactgcacacaagcacacatgcacacacacgcagacgAGGTCCCTGCCAGCTCATGGCCTGCTCCAGGCACCACTTTTGGCCACGGGAAGCCTTGTGCCTCCCCCAGCCCAGCCTGCAGAAAAGGGACCAAGCAAGTCCCACGGACACCCACCCACATGACGGACTCCCACCTGGCTCCTCAGCAGCCTCTCCAGGGAGCTGGGGGACCAAGTGGGACCAGGGAGGTAGAATAGTCACAGCACCACATGCACAGGGGTAGACCGGTCAGCTTCTCTCCTCTCGGCTTCCCTTGGTACACTGTTGGTTAAAGCTCTGGGTGTGGAAAGGCTGGGCCAGAGGGGCTGCCGGGAGCCTCGTGCTAGACTTTGGGGCTCAACTCTCCCACCACCACCCTTCCCCACTTCTCCTTCCGTGGATTCCCAAGTGGCAAGTCTGCAGAGGGCTCCCGCGGGTCTTTGGCTTCTAGGAAGGGGAAGTGTGCATGCGCAGGTGGCTGATGAGGTTGCGCTGTTGGGTGAACTTGCCCCCACAGAGCTGGCACTCATAGGGCTTCTCACCTGAGTGCACACGCATGTGCTCTGTGAGGCGGTACTGGCGGGTGAAGCGCATGCCACACTCATCACAGGCAAAGGGCTTCAGGCCCAAGTGGCTGCGCATGTGGCGTGTCATAGTGCCTCGCTGTGTGAACATCTTGCCACAAATGTTGCAGGGGAAGGGACGGGTCAACCAGTGTGTCTTCTCATGTTGCCGCAGTGTGGCTGGGTCCTTGTAGGTCTTCTCACAGACGGAGCACTTGAAAGGACGCGGCTCAGCTGCGTAGGCAGCACTGGGCGTTGACAGgtcctcagcctcctcctccgCACCCCCACTGCCGGTCTCATACGCCCCTTCTTCCTTGATAAACAgctcctcctctgtgtgtgtctccacGTGCGCATTGAGCTGCTCAGAGCTGGGGAAGCCCTTGGCGCAGGGAATGCACACATAGAGGTTGTCCCCATACGACACCGTCTCGTAGCCTTCCTGCCGATACACATAGTGGGCGCTAGTGTGGCCACTGCCCCCCTCGCTCCCACTCTGCCCACTGTCCTCACTCCCATCTTTgccattttcctcctcctccttgcagGGGTACGGCGGCTCCCCATATGACCCACTGGGGCCACCTCCACCAACACTGCTAGCCAGAATGCCATTGGGAACCCTGTCCCCAGACCCCTCGCCTTCCTCCCCTGGGCAAGGACCTTTAGTCCCCGTTTCTCTCCGATCAAAAGGAGACCCAGCCGCGGGCTCCTTCTTGTTCCAATCTTTTTTGCGGGCTAAATGCCGGAGGCTCTTGCGAGGCTGCCCACCCTGCCCTTCCAGCAGACTCAGGTGGTTTTCCTCAGGCCCTTCCAGATCCatggactcatcaggagtggcccgCAGCTCAACATACGAGGCACTATTGCCAGCTGGCAGGGCGGAGGTTGAAGCGGGTGCAGGTGATTCGCGCTGGCTGTCACTCAGCTGGGCAGGGTCCTCAGGAGTGAGGTGTGGGCCAGGGGTTGTAGGAGGTAAGGGTGGGCTCTTCTTGGACAGGTCCAGACCCAGCTCCTGTTCACAGCCCCCACTGCCATTGGTGCTGTTGCTACAGGTCCCCAGCCCTACCTCCCCACCAGCTGAGCAGCCCCCCAAGCCCAGGCCATGTGAGCTCTCCTGGGCGGAACTGCCCAGAAAAAGCTCATCATCTGAACCTTTGGCCTGAGGGAGCTCCTGGGAAACAGAGTGTCCTTTGTGCCCATCTACGAGCCCTGGGTACCGAGCCTGGATGACAGAGGCTGTGGACAGCCGCTGGCTGCGGGTCGGCCGCCCCATGCCAGCAGTACCCACTCGTCCAAGGCCAAAGGGCTTCCCAGCTCGCTTCAGTTTCCGGCGGCAGAGGGCTGCCAACTCAGGCAGCTGGAGGTAGCTGGCGGCAGTGAGGAGAGTGCTGAAGTTTGGCTCAGATGGCTGGTCGCTGGGCAGCAGCTTGCCCGTGTAGATGAAGTCCAGTATCTGCTGGAACACACTGGAACTGACCATGTCCGTGTCCAAGTTGATGAGGTTGTCATGCAGGACCAGGGACTTGAAGTAGATGCTGCTAGCAGCCAGGACATTCTTGTGGGCCCGGAAGATAGAAttctccaccatgatgataacgtCACACAGGAAGCCCTTGGTCCTCTGCTGGTTCAGCTGCAGCAAGAGCTGTTTCGAATGGCTGGGAAGCTCCATGTCGGGCCCCATGTCCCTGCGCCCTGCCCACGGGCACCACCTGTGGGCAAGAACAGGCAGGACCATTAACCCAAAACCTCATGATGGCCTGGCACAGGGTATACACTGAGTCCACTCCGGACTCCACCCCCCCGGGGGACAATGCATAGGAAAAGAGAGAATGTATATTCCCATACCCTGCTATCTACTCACATACAAAAACCAGACTATAATAAACAAAGGcaccaggcaaaaaaaaaaaaagggatttaTAGCCTGGAGAgaggcttagtagttaagagcacttgcagctcTTCACAACAGACCCTGACTGGGGAGGTGCGGAGCTGTCTGGAATTCTGGTTCCCAGGGATCTGACCCCTCTCTATGACCCCCGCAGGGAGCAGGCGCTCAAGTggtgcacatgtataca
Proteins encoded in this window:
- the Hic2 gene encoding hypermethylated in cancer 2 protein, whose product is MVSGPLALRWCPWAGRRDMGPDMELPSHSKQLLLQLNQQRTKGFLCDVIIMVENSIFRAHKNVLAASSIYFKSLVLHDNLINLDTDMVSSSVFQQILDFIYTGKLLPSDQPSEPNFSTLLTAASYLQLPELAALCRRKLKRAGKPFGLGRVGTAGMGRPTRSQRLSTASVIQARYPGLVDGHKGHSVSQELPQAKGSDDELFLGSSAQESSHGLGLGGCSAGGEVGLGTCSNSTNGSGGCEQELGLDLSKKSPPLPPTTPGPHLTPEDPAQLSDSQRESPAPASTSALPAGNSASYVELRATPDESMDLEGPEENHLSLLEGQGGQPRKSLRHLARKKDWNKKEPAAGSPFDRRETGTKGPCPGEEGEGSGDRVPNGILASSVGGGGPSGSYGEPPYPCKEEEENGKDGSEDSGQSGSEGGSGHTSAHYVYRQEGYETVSYGDNLYVCIPCAKGFPSSEQLNAHVETHTEEELFIKEEGAYETGSGGAEEEAEDLSTPSAAYAAEPRPFKCSVCEKTYKDPATLRQHEKTHWLTRPFPCNICGKMFTQRGTMTRHMRSHLGLKPFACDECGMRFTRQYRLTEHMRVHSGEKPYECQLCGGKFTQQRNLISHLRMHTSPS